A single genomic interval of Halobacillus halophilus DSM 2266 harbors:
- a CDS encoding Ger(x)C family spore germination protein, protein MNTYHFPFRKLLLIFICLLLLTGCWNSRELDELGIVVTLGIDKTEEGEYILAVQVINPSEIATDAPTSRPPVSTYTTTGRTLMEAFRRLTAKTPRTTYLSQLRLVVLGKAVAEEGVMPVLDLLYRDHEFRTSFYMTVAKNARVESMLSIVTPYEKIPANKIMGSIENVERHWAATKGVTIDKVIASIRNPGEDPVMSGILLLGEEDIGTNMGNVENVDAPTKLEIDEIGVFKGDKLVGWLNEEESQGLNYATGNVHSTVITHPCDDEGSLSVELLRTSGAMKGKIKNDQPVIDIKIEAEGNVGEVDCKVDLSKPEAIEKVNKQAEKSIKESIQATLAKVQKEYGSDVFGFGGVIHRDQPEYWKKVEKEWSSYYQDVEVNVEANVKIRRKGNSTQPINKES, encoded by the coding sequence ATGAACACATACCATTTTCCCTTTAGAAAACTCTTGCTAATATTTATCTGCCTCCTCCTGTTAACCGGCTGCTGGAACAGCCGGGAGCTGGATGAGCTTGGCATTGTTGTTACGTTAGGGATTGATAAAACAGAAGAAGGCGAATATATTCTGGCGGTTCAGGTGATCAACCCTTCAGAGATTGCTACGGACGCTCCGACTTCACGACCTCCTGTTTCCACTTATACAACAACCGGTCGTACGCTTATGGAGGCGTTCCGCAGGCTTACGGCAAAAACCCCCAGGACTACCTACTTATCTCAGCTTCGCTTAGTTGTACTTGGAAAAGCTGTTGCTGAAGAGGGAGTAATGCCGGTTCTTGACTTACTCTACCGTGACCATGAATTCAGAACTTCTTTTTACATGACCGTAGCGAAGAATGCCAGGGTTGAAAGCATGCTCAGTATCGTTACACCTTATGAAAAAATCCCAGCCAATAAAATCATGGGTTCCATAGAAAATGTAGAACGTCATTGGGCTGCAACAAAAGGGGTTACCATTGATAAGGTTATCGCAAGCATTAGAAATCCGGGAGAAGACCCCGTGATGAGTGGCATCCTCCTTTTAGGAGAAGAAGATATAGGGACAAACATGGGTAACGTGGAAAATGTCGATGCTCCTACAAAATTAGAAATCGATGAAATTGGCGTTTTTAAAGGAGATAAACTCGTAGGATGGCTAAACGAAGAGGAAAGCCAGGGGCTTAACTATGCGACCGGAAATGTACACTCTACAGTTATTACACACCCTTGTGACGATGAAGGATCGCTGAGCGTGGAACTGCTTCGAACAAGCGGAGCGATGAAAGGAAAAATTAAAAATGATCAGCCTGTTATTGATATAAAGATCGAAGCAGAAGGTAATGTAGGGGAAGTGGATTGTAAAGTTGACTTAAGTAAGCCTGAAGCAATAGAAAAAGTGAACAAACAAGCGGAGAAATCAATTAAAGAAAGCATTCAAGCCACCTTGGCTAAGGTTCAGAAGGAATATGGAAGCGATGTCTTTGGGTTCGGAGGAGTTATCCATCGCGATCAGCCTGAGTATTGGAAAAAAGTTGAGAAGGAATGGTCTTCCTATTATCAGGATGTTGAAGTCAATGTTGAAGCCAATGTGAAGATTAGAAGAAAAGGTAATTCAACACAGCCAATCAACAAAGAAAGTTAG
- a CDS encoding RluA family pseudouridine synthase translates to MAQRKNNAPKNSFTVEQSDELLSFLLRMLPETGRNSVKSVLKRGQVLVEDEVQTRHDHKLQPGQKITIVKNKTFKRKAALTGLSILHEDEDLIVIDKSAGLLSIGSPKEKQETAHRQLMNYVKSKNPNHRIFVVHRLDRDTSGVMLFAKNEEAKLKLQQSWKKMVKERKYAALVEGSPKQPEGTVESYVKESKTLKMFTTKNPKGAQHAITHYKKVQGNANLTLLEVQLETGRKNQIRVHMQEIGHPIAGDKKYGARTNPIKRLGLHAHVLAFQHPSNKKVMRFESPIPKPFLSNSR, encoded by the coding sequence GTGGCTCAAAGAAAAAATAATGCACCGAAAAATAGCTTTACCGTAGAGCAGTCTGATGAACTATTGTCTTTTTTGTTAAGAATGCTACCCGAAACTGGCCGAAATTCAGTGAAGTCTGTTCTTAAGCGAGGACAAGTTCTGGTAGAGGATGAAGTTCAAACCAGGCATGACCATAAATTACAGCCAGGGCAGAAGATCACAATCGTAAAAAATAAAACCTTTAAACGAAAAGCCGCCTTAACAGGGCTGTCGATTCTACACGAAGATGAAGATTTGATCGTCATTGATAAGAGTGCCGGACTATTATCGATAGGTTCTCCAAAAGAAAAACAGGAGACCGCACATCGGCAGCTGATGAATTATGTAAAAAGTAAAAATCCAAACCATAGAATTTTTGTTGTACATCGTTTGGACCGTGATACATCAGGAGTTATGCTGTTCGCCAAAAACGAAGAAGCGAAATTAAAACTCCAGCAATCATGGAAGAAAATGGTTAAAGAGCGTAAGTATGCGGCATTGGTGGAAGGCTCGCCGAAGCAGCCCGAAGGTACCGTTGAATCGTACGTAAAAGAAAGTAAAACGCTGAAAATGTTTACGACCAAGAATCCTAAGGGAGCTCAGCACGCGATTACTCATTATAAAAAGGTGCAGGGGAATGCTAATTTAACTTTACTTGAGGTTCAACTGGAGACCGGCAGGAAAAATCAAATTCGTGTGCATATGCAGGAAATTGGACATCCAATTGCCGGCGATAAAAAATATGGAGCACGGACAAATCCAATTAAAAGGTTAGGTCTTCACGCCCATGTTCTTGCTTTTCAACATCCTAGTAACAAAAAAGTAATGCGGTTTGAATCCCCCATTCCTAAACCCTTTCTATCCAATTCAAGATAA
- a CDS encoding GerAB/ArcD/ProY family transporter, with amino-acid sequence MDNQTISARQYMFLVIFFIIGSSILIVPTPLAAQGKQDAWMSVILSILVGVILVMFLNKIGSLSSGKTFVQAAIFVFGNWAGRLFCIFYLSFLYILASLVLRNIGDFMTTQIIPETPLQFTHTLFLLVIIAGTYLGIESIARSSEIFMPWMIILLIFLTISMMPQINMGQLKPMFGNGVLPIISSSSIVIGTPLLEMVALLMIFPYVKEEKKAKRAWILGTIIGGGVLFLITTLCLLVLGSDLTALNAYPTYRIGQKINIAGFLEGLEIIIAIIWMLTIFFKLIILYYATSVGIAQFLTLKDHRPLVLPLGMGMVVLSIIAYPDVAYFETFVGEVWLSYSLTHGLILPAILWVGLLIKKRMSGS; translated from the coding sequence ATGGATAATCAGACCATAAGCGCCAGGCAGTATATGTTCCTTGTCATTTTCTTTATTATTGGCAGTTCGATCCTGATCGTCCCTACCCCCCTCGCCGCCCAGGGAAAACAGGACGCTTGGATGTCGGTCATTCTCTCCATCCTAGTTGGGGTCATACTCGTCATGTTTTTAAATAAAATTGGAAGTTTGTCCTCCGGGAAAACATTTGTCCAAGCGGCTATTTTCGTATTTGGAAACTGGGCAGGACGCTTATTCTGTATATTTTATTTAAGCTTCTTATATATTTTAGCTTCTCTTGTTCTCAGAAATATTGGAGATTTCATGACCACTCAGATTATTCCAGAAACACCCTTACAATTTACTCATACTTTATTTCTGCTCGTAATCATTGCCGGAACCTATCTAGGTATTGAATCGATTGCCCGCTCATCTGAAATTTTTATGCCCTGGATGATTATCCTGCTCATTTTTCTAACTATATCCATGATGCCTCAAATTAATATGGGTCAATTAAAACCTATGTTTGGTAATGGAGTTCTTCCAATAATAAGCAGTTCTTCTATAGTCATTGGGACTCCATTGCTTGAGATGGTAGCTCTATTAATGATTTTCCCTTATGTGAAAGAGGAAAAAAAAGCTAAGCGAGCCTGGATATTGGGAACTATTATCGGAGGAGGGGTTCTATTCCTTATCACCACTTTGTGCCTGCTGGTTCTTGGCAGTGATTTGACAGCTTTAAACGCTTATCCTACTTATCGAATTGGGCAAAAGATTAACATTGCTGGTTTCCTTGAGGGGTTAGAGATTATCATCGCGATCATTTGGATGCTTACCATATTCTTCAAACTAATCATCCTTTACTACGCTACTTCAGTAGGAATCGCCCAGTTCTTAACCTTGAAAGACCATCGCCCATTGGTACTGCCCTTAGGAATGGGAATGGTTGTCCTCTCCATTATTGCTTATCCAGATGTAGCTTATTTCGAGACTTTCGTAGGGGAAGTATGGTTGTCTTATTCCCTTACCCATGGATTAATTCTGCCTGCGATTCTCTGGGTGGGTCTGCTGATTAAAAAACGAATGAGTGGAAGTTAA
- a CDS encoding ABC transporter ATP-binding protein produces the protein MRKILSYAKNYKASAFIALALMGIELVVELVQPLLMARIIDEGILKEDFSIVSGWGGLLLGLSLLSFAAGITNSFFAAKLSQGVGYDLRRDLFTKVQHFTNENFQSFSTPGLITRMTNDVTQIQNLLFMFVRIALRAPLFIVFAVIMALSINAGLALLIVVAVPVFLLFLFWVLFKGVKLFKLVQNKLDRVNTVIRENLTGIRLIKGFNRGDYEETRFKEVNDSLVDKNKRALWLMETTMPVVMLGMNITILLIIWMGAENIQAGNVKAGELVALINYATRIMFTFSIFTFLIMVFSRGNASAHRLGEVLEERTPSYLSETNGKKPELKGSLLFDQVSYRQGSEEVLHQVSFHVRSGETVGILGETGSGKSSLLRLIPRLYEKQSGQLYLDDNEISELDVKHIRSQISLVPQDIHLFSGSIRDNILWGNEDAEMEEVIEAAKKAQIHSFILTLSDGYDTLLGQKGLSLSGGQKQRLSIARALIRKPAILILDDSTSALDAHTETELLRTLEKEACTVFMVAQKISSLKQAQKILLMEDGNVIAEGTHQTLLARSPYYREVYMSQQEEAE, from the coding sequence ATGCGCAAGATTCTTTCCTATGCCAAAAATTATAAAGCATCTGCATTTATAGCCTTAGCTCTTATGGGGATTGAGCTTGTTGTGGAATTGGTTCAACCTTTACTAATGGCACGAATCATCGATGAAGGTATTCTTAAGGAAGATTTCTCGATCGTTTCTGGATGGGGAGGGCTGCTGTTAGGTCTTTCCTTATTATCTTTCGCAGCGGGAATTACGAATTCTTTTTTTGCAGCAAAGCTCAGCCAGGGAGTAGGCTATGATTTACGACGAGATCTATTTACGAAAGTCCAGCATTTTACAAATGAAAACTTTCAATCTTTTTCTACGCCTGGATTAATTACCAGAATGACCAACGACGTTACTCAAATTCAGAACCTTCTTTTTATGTTTGTTCGAATAGCGCTCAGGGCTCCGCTGTTTATTGTGTTTGCCGTGATCATGGCCTTAAGTATTAATGCAGGCTTAGCCCTTCTAATTGTCGTTGCCGTCCCAGTATTTCTACTGTTTCTCTTCTGGGTGTTGTTCAAAGGGGTGAAACTTTTTAAGCTTGTACAAAATAAGTTAGATCGCGTCAATACAGTGATTCGTGAAAACCTAACCGGCATCCGCCTTATTAAAGGATTCAACCGTGGTGATTATGAAGAAACCCGTTTTAAAGAAGTGAATGATTCTTTAGTTGATAAAAACAAACGGGCACTCTGGCTGATGGAAACAACCATGCCGGTCGTTATGCTGGGTATGAATATCACGATCCTTCTCATCATCTGGATGGGGGCTGAAAATATCCAAGCAGGAAATGTGAAGGCAGGGGAACTGGTTGCCCTGATTAATTACGCCACCCGAATCATGTTTACATTTTCCATTTTCACCTTCCTTATTATGGTTTTTTCCCGAGGGAATGCTTCTGCTCACAGATTAGGTGAGGTGCTGGAAGAACGCACCCCTTCTTATCTTTCTGAAACGAACGGCAAAAAACCTGAGTTAAAAGGAAGTCTCTTATTTGACCAGGTCTCCTATAGGCAAGGTAGTGAAGAAGTTCTCCATCAGGTTAGCTTCCATGTGCGATCCGGGGAAACCGTAGGTATACTGGGCGAGACAGGTTCCGGTAAGAGTTCCTTATTAAGACTTATACCCCGATTATATGAAAAACAATCGGGTCAACTCTATTTAGATGATAATGAAATCAGCGAACTGGATGTGAAGCACATAAGATCGCAGATTAGTTTAGTTCCTCAGGACATTCATCTGTTTTCAGGGAGTATCCGCGATAACATTCTATGGGGAAATGAGGATGCGGAAATGGAGGAAGTCATCGAGGCGGCAAAAAAAGCACAAATTCACTCTTTCATTCTTACTCTTTCAGACGGGTATGATACCCTCCTTGGTCAAAAAGGTCTGAGCCTGTCCGGGGGGCAGAAGCAGCGCTTATCTATCGCCAGAGCCCTTATTCGTAAACCAGCGATCTTAATTTTGGATGACAGCACAAGCGCGCTCGATGCCCATACAGAGACGGAGTTGCTTCGTACCCTTGAAAAAGAGGCCTGCACCGTGTTCATGGTCGCTCAGAAAATCAGTTCTTTAAAGCAAGCCCAAAAGATCCTTCTTATGGAGGATGGGAATGTAATTGCCGAAGGTACTCATCAAACGCTTCTCGCACGCAGTCCATACTACCGTGAAGTTTACATGTCCCAGCAAGAGGAGGCGGAATAA
- a CDS encoding cupredoxin domain-containing protein, which translates to MGALILSAKKVAVIGAAVLVAFAAYFIGSYFWQGAMATSSQPVNGEPRVINLVTGEFKAETADGKEIEAYRWDPGTILVEKGEPIKLSIFGVNGKEHPFFIEDTEIKGVVQQGKETIVDLKFDKEGVYRLICTTHSDINSNGPMIAYIVVD; encoded by the coding sequence ATGGGTGCATTAATTTTATCAGCCAAGAAGGTGGCCGTGATCGGAGCAGCTGTTCTGGTAGCTTTTGCTGCCTATTTTATAGGCAGCTACTTTTGGCAGGGTGCTATGGCTACTTCATCCCAGCCAGTAAATGGAGAACCCCGCGTCATTAATCTTGTAACAGGGGAGTTTAAAGCTGAAACAGCTGATGGGAAAGAAATTGAAGCGTATCGCTGGGATCCAGGTACGATCCTTGTAGAAAAAGGAGAACCAATTAAATTAAGTATATTCGGTGTAAATGGCAAAGAGCATCCATTTTTTATTGAAGATACCGAAATAAAAGGAGTTGTCCAGCAGGGTAAAGAAACAATTGTAGATTTGAAATTTGATAAAGAAGGAGTCTACCGCTTAATTTGTACCACGCACTCGGACATTAATTCGAATGGACCAATGATTGCCTATATTGTTGTAGATTAG
- a CDS encoding ABC transporter ATP-binding protein produces the protein MAEKSGRPPIRRHQGIGTAPPKVDDIRSTLKRIWHYMADKKKRFYTVLAVILLSSSLSLLGPYLLGVTVDLAIAEPSSNDVIIMLGWLLLIYAFHSLFLWLQNYWMIGIAQDTVYSMRNHLFSHLQRLPVIFFQQRQQGELMSRLTNDMENVSRTLNTAVVQFFTSVLTIIGTVVIMIWLSPMLTLMTLTIVPVMYFGMKWITKRTGEFFKKQQNDLGDVNGYVEEMFSGQNIISMFSREERVIDDFEAKNAALKYSGYWAQVYTGFIPKLMNMLNNASFAIIVGAGGLLALNGFISIGIIVTFTTYSRQFTRPLNDLANQFNMILSAVAGAERVFQVIDESEEKSDEEQAEAAGTLMGDVEFRAVDFSYEDKQQTLANITFEAERGQTVALVGPTGAGKTTIISLLSRFYDPDQGEILIDGKNIKSITRDSLRNQMGVVLQDATMFHTTIRENIRYGWLKASDEEVEDAAKAAHAHDFITRLPNGYDTWLDSDGGGVSHGQRQLLSIARAMIASPALLILDEATSSIDTVTEMKINDGLSRLMKGRTSFVIAHRLNTIRAADLIIVLEEGKIVEKGSHQKLVDQNGFYADLVKTQRAGSRG, from the coding sequence ATGGCAGAAAAATCAGGGCGTCCTCCCATACGACGCCATCAAGGCATCGGTACAGCGCCACCGAAGGTTGATGATATTCGTTCCACTTTAAAAAGGATCTGGCATTACATGGCAGATAAGAAGAAGCGTTTTTATACCGTTCTTGCCGTCATCCTCTTAAGTTCTTCCCTATCTCTTCTCGGTCCGTATTTACTCGGGGTCACGGTAGATTTAGCGATTGCTGAACCAAGTTCAAATGACGTGATCATCATGCTTGGATGGCTCCTGCTTATTTACGCTTTCCATTCATTGTTTTTGTGGCTTCAGAATTATTGGATGATTGGTATAGCGCAGGACACCGTGTACTCGATGCGAAATCACTTGTTTTCTCATTTGCAGCGGCTTCCCGTGATCTTTTTTCAGCAGCGTCAGCAGGGAGAGTTAATGAGTCGCTTAACCAATGATATGGAAAATGTGAGCCGCACCTTAAATACAGCCGTTGTCCAATTTTTCACAAGTGTACTTACGATCATAGGAACAGTGGTTATTATGATCTGGCTGAGTCCAATGCTTACTCTTATGACCTTAACCATCGTTCCTGTCATGTACTTTGGTATGAAGTGGATTACGAAGCGAACAGGAGAATTCTTTAAAAAGCAGCAAAATGATCTTGGCGATGTTAACGGGTACGTGGAGGAAATGTTTTCTGGGCAGAATATTATTTCGATGTTTTCTAGAGAAGAAAGAGTGATCGACGATTTTGAAGCAAAAAACGCTGCCTTAAAATACTCCGGTTACTGGGCTCAAGTATACACAGGCTTTATTCCCAAACTGATGAATATGCTTAACAACGCAAGCTTCGCTATTATAGTTGGAGCGGGCGGTCTGCTCGCTTTAAACGGCTTTATTTCTATTGGAATTATTGTCACGTTCACCACTTATTCTCGTCAATTCACCAGGCCATTAAATGACCTTGCTAATCAGTTCAACATGATCCTTTCTGCCGTTGCTGGCGCTGAAAGAGTTTTCCAGGTTATAGATGAATCAGAAGAGAAATCGGATGAAGAACAAGCGGAAGCGGCCGGGACTCTCATGGGCGATGTTGAATTCAGGGCGGTGGATTTTTCATATGAGGATAAGCAGCAAACATTAGCCAACATTACCTTTGAGGCAGAACGCGGCCAGACAGTAGCTTTAGTAGGTCCTACAGGGGCTGGAAAAACAACAATCATATCTTTGCTCTCCCGTTTTTACGATCCTGATCAGGGCGAAATTTTAATTGATGGAAAAAATATAAAATCTATTACTCGAGACAGCTTGAGGAATCAGATGGGAGTGGTATTGCAGGATGCCACCATGTTCCATACAACCATTCGGGAGAATATTCGGTATGGATGGCTGAAAGCTTCGGATGAAGAGGTAGAGGATGCAGCCAAGGCGGCTCATGCACATGATTTTATTACAAGGCTGCCCAACGGGTATGACACCTGGCTCGATTCGGATGGAGGAGGAGTTAGTCACGGACAGCGCCAATTGTTGTCTATTGCCCGTGCGATGATCGCATCCCCGGCCTTATTAATATTGGATGAAGCTACGAGCAGTATTGATACCGTGACAGAAATGAAAATAAATGATGGTTTATCTAGACTGATGAAGGGCCGTACAAGCTTTGTCATTGCTCACCGTCTTAATACAATTCGTGCGGCTGATTTAATTATTGTTCTGGAAGAAGGGAAAATTGTGGAGAAGGGCAGCCATCAAAAGCTGGTCGATCAAAACGGCTTCTATGCTGACCTGGTTAAAACACAGCGGGCAGGAAGTCGAGGGTGA
- a CDS encoding winged helix-turn-helix transcriptional regulator: MKENETGIEITLEIVCGKWKGLILWKLLHEKPMRFNQLRREIDGEISSRILSRELRKLTDDGLIERIDYEMVPPKVEYRITPYGKTTASFLTSMNEWGLEHKRMSTSRKEMARLINK, encoded by the coding sequence GTGAAAGAAAATGAAACAGGTATTGAGATCACCCTGGAGATTGTCTGCGGTAAATGGAAGGGGCTCATTTTATGGAAGCTCCTTCATGAAAAACCCATGAGATTTAATCAGTTAAGACGAGAGATTGATGGTGAAATTTCTTCTCGCATTCTATCCCGTGAACTAAGAAAACTTACAGATGATGGATTAATCGAACGTATAGACTACGAAATGGTCCCACCAAAAGTGGAATACCGCATTACCCCCTACGGCAAAACAACGGCTTCTTTTTTAACCAGCATGAACGAATGGGGACTTGAGCATAAGCGGATGTCAACATCTAGAAAAGAAATGGCCCGGCTTATTAATAAGTAA
- a CDS encoding spore germination protein produces the protein MNQGNEQGPSQNPNKESNSPPLLPPLEDSLSHIETVLGKSTDLVIRRFAIYKTHCAALYIDGLVDKNTVQNFIMEALMLEMPHKRVSVKELYDTIKHASLPIGEVTEFTDYEALFKRLLSGETILLIDKEKKALAASTRGWRDRGVQESTSESVIRGPKEAFTETLRTNTALLRRKIKDPKLRIESKAIGEVTRTDVAVVYLQDIAEDNIVQEVHRRLDKIDIDGVLESGYIEEYIQDAQYSPFPTVYYSEKPDAIAGGLLEGRVAIVTDGTPDVLLVPALFVNFFQSSEDYYQRADISTFLRILRLVCFNIALFMPSLYIAFTTFHQEMIPAPLLISLAAQREGVPFPAFVEAMLMELTFEILREAGVRLPKPVGSAVSIVGALVLGQSAVQAGLVSPAMVIVVALTAISSFVFPAYNIAIPIRMLRFLFMILAATFGLYGIILGLIAMVLHLCSLKSFGVAYMSPFAPIKPKEQKDVLIRFPHWGLFSRPSSLTKKNEKRTNPSSKES, from the coding sequence ATGAACCAGGGAAATGAGCAGGGACCAAGTCAAAATCCCAATAAAGAATCTAACTCCCCGCCCCTCCTTCCTCCTTTAGAAGACAGTTTAAGCCATATTGAAACCGTACTTGGAAAAAGTACGGATCTTGTAATCAGACGATTTGCTATCTACAAGACTCACTGTGCTGCTCTTTATATAGATGGTCTTGTCGATAAGAATACGGTTCAGAATTTCATCATGGAAGCACTTATGCTTGAGATGCCGCACAAACGTGTTTCCGTGAAGGAACTTTACGATACGATTAAACACGCTTCCCTTCCTATAGGTGAAGTAACTGAATTCACCGATTATGAAGCACTTTTTAAGCGATTATTATCAGGCGAAACCATCCTTCTTATAGATAAAGAGAAAAAAGCATTAGCCGCCAGCACCCGGGGCTGGAGAGACCGCGGGGTACAGGAAAGCACTTCGGAAAGTGTCATCCGAGGTCCTAAAGAGGCGTTCACAGAAACGTTAAGGACGAATACAGCCTTGTTACGACGTAAAATAAAAGATCCTAAGCTTCGAATTGAAAGTAAAGCGATTGGTGAAGTGACTAGAACGGACGTAGCTGTCGTCTACTTGCAGGATATAGCTGAAGACAACATTGTGCAGGAAGTTCACCGCCGACTTGATAAAATCGATATCGATGGGGTTCTGGAGAGCGGCTACATTGAAGAATATATTCAAGATGCTCAGTATTCCCCTTTTCCCACCGTTTATTATTCTGAAAAACCTGATGCAATTGCCGGTGGATTACTAGAAGGACGGGTCGCGATCGTTACCGATGGGACACCGGATGTTCTCTTAGTTCCTGCTTTGTTTGTCAACTTTTTTCAATCAAGTGAAGATTATTATCAGAGAGCGGATATAAGTACGTTCCTGCGAATCCTGAGGCTGGTCTGTTTTAATATTGCTCTGTTTATGCCTTCTTTATATATCGCTTTTACTACTTTTCATCAGGAAATGATTCCAGCACCTTTACTGATCAGTCTAGCCGCCCAGCGTGAAGGTGTCCCTTTTCCGGCTTTTGTAGAAGCCATGCTCATGGAGCTTACGTTTGAAATCCTGCGGGAAGCCGGAGTCCGTTTGCCGAAACCGGTAGGATCGGCTGTATCCATTGTTGGTGCCCTCGTACTTGGGCAGTCCGCTGTACAGGCAGGTTTGGTTTCTCCGGCGATGGTTATAGTGGTAGCTCTTACAGCCATTTCAAGTTTTGTTTTTCCTGCTTATAACATAGCGATTCCTATACGTATGCTTCGCTTTCTATTTATGATCCTTGCTGCAACGTTTGGATTGTACGGCATTATCCTCGGTCTGATTGCTATGGTCCTGCACTTATGCAGCCTGAAGTCTTTCGGTGTTGCTTATATGTCGCCGTTTGCACCAATTAAGCCGAAAGAGCAGAAAGATGTATTAATCCGCTTTCCCCACTGGGGGCTGTTTTCCCGCCCAAGTTCTCTAACTAAGAAGAATGAAAAACGGACCAATCCATCTTCCAAGGAGAGTTGA
- a CDS encoding vanadium-dependent haloperoxidase, which yields MAHEKRAYPLWTELPYAGADHSPTIAGGVEPDAGDWKTYFIQHSRRHGFKKLDGRPIRLAIKDPDTIDWYAQLKVVQRTVANLSEREKTIAEYWGTGPASKQWVPIVDRLIDTYGIEAPRAARILSAMFGGMNDAFVVAWTLKYKWLVPRPNQLDQHLATYICTPLHPSYPSGHASISGAAEVILSYFFPAERQKLHYLAEENAQSRLFAGVHYPVDNSEGLRLGRQIGRIVVEELKKDNVDGLPIDRSSREYRNADIIPQTYEQAIPFDYDEKCDSFLLREDESNGHSSTYDWIDPKLFI from the coding sequence ATGGCTCATGAAAAAAGAGCTTATCCACTCTGGACTGAACTGCCATATGCGGGTGCGGACCATTCTCCTACAATTGCAGGAGGAGTGGAACCAGATGCCGGAGATTGGAAGACGTACTTTATTCAGCACAGCCGGCGCCACGGATTCAAGAAATTAGATGGTCGTCCCATTCGTTTAGCTATCAAAGATCCGGATACCATTGACTGGTACGCTCAATTAAAAGTCGTACAGCGTACAGTCGCGAATTTATCCGAACGAGAAAAAACTATTGCCGAGTATTGGGGGACTGGTCCAGCTTCCAAACAATGGGTCCCCATTGTAGATCGGCTAATTGACACGTACGGGATAGAAGCACCTAGAGCAGCCCGAATTTTAAGTGCGATGTTCGGCGGTATGAACGATGCTTTTGTCGTAGCCTGGACATTGAAATACAAATGGCTTGTGCCAAGACCTAACCAATTGGATCAACATTTGGCAACTTACATTTGTACACCTTTGCATCCTTCTTATCCTTCAGGCCACGCCTCCATTTCAGGAGCGGCTGAGGTCATTCTAAGTTACTTCTTTCCTGCAGAACGTCAGAAACTTCATTATCTTGCAGAAGAAAATGCTCAATCCAGGTTATTCGCAGGTGTTCATTATCCCGTAGATAATTCGGAAGGGCTTCGATTAGGAAGACAGATTGGCAGGATTGTGGTTGAAGAGCTTAAGAAAGATAATGTGGATGGATTGCCGATTGACCGCTCTTCACGTGAATATAGAAACGCTGACATCATTCCTCAAACATATGAGCAGGCTATCCCATTTGATTACGATGAAAAATGTGATTCCTTCTTGCTTCGAGAGGATGAATCGAATGGACATTCGTCTACCTATGATTGGATCGATCCTAAATTATTTATTTAA
- a CDS encoding GNAT family N-acetyltransferase encodes MNSVILEEVQNRNDYMPYLLLADESEDIINGYINEGELYVMQFDNKEVGVVLFTFPSLDTVEIKNIAITEKARGHGIGKQAIQQAVQIFSKRHYARLIVGTANSSLGNLAFYQKAGFRFFEIRRDFFLHYPSPVFENGIQALDMVVFERTLQI; translated from the coding sequence ATGAATTCTGTAATACTGGAAGAAGTTCAGAATCGAAACGATTACATGCCTTATCTATTATTAGCAGATGAAAGCGAAGATATCATTAACGGATATATTAATGAAGGTGAACTGTATGTCATGCAGTTCGACAATAAAGAAGTGGGTGTGGTTCTTTTCACTTTCCCATCGCTCGATACAGTAGAAATTAAAAATATAGCCATAACTGAAAAAGCAAGAGGACATGGGATCGGTAAGCAGGCTATTCAGCAGGCTGTACAGATTTTTTCTAAACGGCATTATGCACGGTTAATTGTAGGAACAGCGAATTCAAGCCTGGGCAACCTGGCCTTTTATCAAAAAGCAGGATTTCGATTCTTTGAGATCAGAAGAGACTTTTTTCTGCATTATCCCTCTCCTGTTTTCGAAAACGGCATCCAGGCTCTCGATATGGTGGTGTTTGAAAGAACGTTACAAATTTAA